The following DNA comes from Nitrospirota bacterium.
GGAGATGACCGGACTCACCGGCCTGGAGAAACGGTTCCCTCACGAACTATCTGGCGGCCAACAGCAGCGGGTGGCGCTGGCCCGCGCCCTGGCGCAGAAGCCGGTGATCCTCCTGCTCGACGAGCCGTTCAGCAACCTTGACCCCGACATGACCGGCAAGATGCGCCAGGACCTCCATGACCTCCTGAGACGGACCAGGACGACGACGATCCTGGTCACACACGATCATGACGAAGCCTTCACGATGGCGGATCGAATCGCCGTGCTGAACCAGGGCCGGCTGGAGCAAGTGGACACGCCGGAAGCGATCTACCACACGCCTGCGACGCCGTTCGTGGCGGACTTCGTAGGCCAGGCGGATTTCATCCCCGGTATCGCGCAGGACGGCATCGTGCAGACCGAAATCGGCGAATTCCCGAACCAGGTCGGCTACGAAAGCGGAACCAAGGTCGTCGTCATGATCCGTCCGGACGACGTGCGTATCGTGCCCGCCAAGGATGCGACCGCCCGCATCCGGTCACGACAGTTCCGCGGATCGGAAAATCTCTACGCGATCGGCCTGCCGTCCGGCCAAATCATTCATAGCAGCGAAGCCTCGACGCACGTCTATCCCGTCGGCACACCCGTTGAACTCCAGGTGGCGGCAACACACATCGTCTTGTTTCCGGCACGCTGAACCAAAGACATGGAAACCGAAACAGCCTCTAAAACCCTCTGAAGAAATGCCAGAATTTTCCATTGACAGATTTTCTTCCGCCGTGATATTGATAACGCCTCTCAAATTCATCCATTAGACTTTTCGTCAGGCGCAAGGCCGGAGGAAGGGCGGGGTCATCAAGGTATGGACGTCTTGAAAGAAACGGTCGACTACGGGGTGATCGGGCTTCTGTTGGTTCTCAGCGTCTGGTGCGTCGCTGTGGCCGTCGAGCGATGGCTGTTTTATCGCCGGGTGGACGTCTCGCAATTCCCGAATCGCCAGGTGTTTGAGATTGCGCTGACCAAGCGGCTGGTCATCATCGGCACGGTCGCCGCCAACGCGCCGTATATCGGGCTGCTGGGCACCGTGCTGGGCATCATGCTGACGTTTTATACGATGGGCACATCCGGCACCATGGCCGTGAACACGATCATGATCGGCCTCAGTCTGGCGCTGAAGGCCACGGCGGTCGGCTTGCTCGTCGCCATCCCCTGCGTTGTGATGAACAACGTGCTGCGGCGCCGCGTCACCGAACTGCTCACGCTCCACAAGGTGCAACATGGATCGTGAGATGGACCAAATCAACGTCATCCCGTTGGTGGACGTGATGCTGGTCCTGCTCGTCATCGTTCTGACCACGGCGACGTTCATCACGACCGGGCAAATACCCGTCGATTTGGCCAAAGCCAAGGAAGCGGGCGACCGCAGGGACGTCCCGTTGGTGATCACCCTGACGGCGGAAGGGAAGCTCTACCTGAACGACCGCCCCGTTCCCGAGGATGGACTGAGGATCGTTTTGACTCCCCATCCCAGGGAATCCCTGGTCGTCGTCCGAGCCGATCGCGTGACGATGCTGGAACGATTCGTTCAGGTGGTGGACGAGGTGCGCGGGCTCGGATTCCAGCAAGTGAGTCTGGAGGTCGTCAGGTCGTGACCATGCCGGCTGCCGGATCGAATCGCGGTCTCAATTACCGGATCCAGGGCTGGGCGGTGTCGGCCGTCACCCACGCGCTGGCTGTGGGAGCGGCTTTTGCGCTGACGTCTAACTTGCACTTGCCCCCGCAACCCGAACCGTTCAAGTGGGAAGTCTCCTTGGTGCAGCCTCCCGCGCCCCAGGTCGTCGAGCCGCCGCAGCCAGACCCGACCCCGCCGAAGCCGAAACGAACGGAGCAGCCGGTGGTCGAGACAAAACCGGTGGTCCAAACGGTCCAGACCGTGACGCATGTCGTCCGGCAGGAGATCCGCGAAGTCACGCCCCAGGTCCGAACCGCCGTCCGGCCGGCGCCGCAGGTCGTCACCCGCGCGATGGAGTCCGTCAACCGGACGGCGGAGACCGAGGTACCGGCCGTCCAGACCGTTGTCGCGACCGAAGCGCGGCAGGTCATCACGGAGCCGGCTGCAGTGGTGCAGGAGGAGGCTCCGGTGGTTCGGGAGGAGGTTCCGGCGACTGTTCAGCATGTCGTGCAGGAGGCGCCTTCCCCCGTCGTAGCTGCAACTCCGGCTCCCGTGTCGCGTCAGGCCATCAAACGTGACCCGGTTGCGGCGATCCAAACGGCAGCGATTTCGGAAAACCCGGTCGAGCCGATCCAGACAGGCACAATCGAAAGTGCGTCTGTCCCCGTCGAGACCGCCGCGATTCAGGAACGCCAGATCGTTAGCGAGCCCGTTCCTGCAACGACGGCGGCGGCAGTGCCGATCCAGCAGGCCTCGATCCGCGAATTGCCGGTGCAACCGTTGCCGGCCGCCAAAGCGGACTATAGTTGGCTGGCCGAGGCGTTGTGGAACCGCGTCGAACAACTCAAACGCTACCCCCATCTCGCCAGAATGAACCGGTGGGAAGGCATGGTGGTGTTGCAGGCCGTCATTCGGCACGATGGACAGCTCGTCGATCTGAAGGTGGCGGAAAGCTCCGGCCATGCGGTGCTCGATCAGGACGCCATGGAGGTCATGAGAAAGGCCTGCCCGCTCCATCTGAAACACCCCCTGGGCAAGCCGCAGGTCGTGGTACAAGTGCCGATCAGCTATAAGCTGCAATAGACTTTTCCCTTTTCCCTCTCCCCTCAGTGGGAGAGGGTGAGGGTGAGAGGGCCCGGCGTAGTGAGGATAAGGCCGACGGCTGACCGCAAACAGCGTTTTTGAGATCGTCAAAGGAGAATGAACGTGAAACAGCAAGATTGTGATTATCGATTCTTCCTAGCCGTAGGACTATTGACAGCGATGATGTGGTTTTGTGGAGCGCCGGCTTGGGCACAGAACCCCCAGGGCAAGGCGGAGAAAAGCTTCTCGGCGGTCGTCACCGATACCCAAGGGGTGGAATCGGAGGTCAAGAACATCATTTTCTACTGGGAAGAGAAGGTCAGTGAAACGGCCTTTGTTCCGCACGAGCTTCGAGAGGTCCCCGTCAAGAAAGGGGCGGCCACCATCAAGGTCAAATTCGAATCGATCAAGCAGATCGATGTCAAACCCTCTCCTGACGGCGGGCCCCCGAGCGTCTCCATCAGCCTGACGAACGGCAAAACCGGCGAATTTGCTCTGGCCATGAACGGCAGCTTCAAGGGCTCGTCCGATTTCGGCGACGTGGAGTTTCCGGCCAACGGCTTGAAGAGGATCGTGTTCAAATGACACCAAGTCCAAGCGCCAGTCTTCAGCGTTCGCTTTCGCATCCGGCCGACGACATATCCGGTCGCAGTCCCCGTCCGTTTGTAACGTAACCCTAATAACCCTATAACCCAGGAGGAGGTCTTGACATGGGTGGGCAATTGAGAGAGTTGATATTGAGA
Coding sequences within:
- a CDS encoding ABC transporter ATP-binding protein — protein: MKKAPGEQPIGSAAHENILELRKVSCAYQAGRPAISEISFSACEGEILCLLGPSGCGKTTILRVIAGFEPVSAGEVWLSGRLVSAVGLTVPAEQRRVGMVFQEYALFPHLRVADNIAFGLRRLPCDQRKARVQAMLEMTGLTGLEKRFPHELSGGQQQRVALARALAQKPVILLLDEPFSNLDPDMTGKMRQDLHDLLRRTRTTTILVTHDHDEAFTMADRIAVLNQGRLEQVDTPEAIYHTPATPFVADFVGQADFIPGIAQDGIVQTEIGEFPNQVGYESGTKVVVMIRPDDVRIVPAKDATARIRSRQFRGSENLYAIGLPSGQIIHSSEASTHVYPVGTPVELQVAATHIVLFPAR
- a CDS encoding TonB family protein yields the protein MPAAGSNRGLNYRIQGWAVSAVTHALAVGAAFALTSNLHLPPQPEPFKWEVSLVQPPAPQVVEPPQPDPTPPKPKRTEQPVVETKPVVQTVQTVTHVVRQEIREVTPQVRTAVRPAPQVVTRAMESVNRTAETEVPAVQTVVATEARQVITEPAAVVQEEAPVVREEVPATVQHVVQEAPSPVVAATPAPVSRQAIKRDPVAAIQTAAISENPVEPIQTGTIESASVPVETAAIQERQIVSEPVPATTAAAVPIQQASIRELPVQPLPAAKADYSWLAEALWNRVEQLKRYPHLARMNRWEGMVVLQAVIRHDGQLVDLKVAESSGHAVLDQDAMEVMRKACPLHLKHPLGKPQVVVQVPISYKLQ
- a CDS encoding biopolymer transporter ExbD, encoding MDREMDQINVIPLVDVMLVLLVIVLTTATFITTGQIPVDLAKAKEAGDRRDVPLVITLTAEGKLYLNDRPVPEDGLRIVLTPHPRESLVVVRADRVTMLERFVQVVDEVRGLGFQQVSLEVVRS
- the exbB gene encoding TonB-system energizer ExbB, with the translated sequence MDVLKETVDYGVIGLLLVLSVWCVAVAVERWLFYRRVDVSQFPNRQVFEIALTKRLVIIGTVAANAPYIGLLGTVLGIMLTFYTMGTSGTMAVNTIMIGLSLALKATAVGLLVAIPCVVMNNVLRRRVTELLTLHKVQHGS